A genomic region of Leptolyngbyaceae cyanobacterium contains the following coding sequences:
- a CDS encoding COP23 domain-containing protein, with translation MKAQKLLSQLLVSSLVLSSTLGFFSPVQAQVEDDYPVEETTEELTTVFRCVREGNNYATIAERGERTTAPIISWRTTEFGPEYTPQNRCRIVSDRLSRAVDQNGGRLSNLYITTGTLNRLPVVCYVNNNSTGCNSQNLLLTLDSRNARNPDAVLDSLFNFGVSGSGSTILSLRPSNSTTPRRRSINLERVVDEAFNSARPTRPNRPTPNTRPGTRPVNPNNGF, from the coding sequence ATGAAAGCTCAAAAATTGCTGTCTCAACTTTTAGTATCTAGCCTAGTTTTATCTAGTACATTAGGATTCTTCTCTCCCGTACAAGCACAAGTCGAAGACGACTATCCAGTAGAAGAAACAACTGAAGAACTAACCACGGTTTTTCGTTGCGTTCGCGAAGGAAATAACTATGCCACGATCGCAGAAAGAGGTGAAAGAACCACTGCACCAATTATTTCTTGGCGTACTACTGAGTTCGGCCCTGAATATACTCCTCAAAATCGTTGCCGCATAGTTTCCGATCGATTAAGCAGAGCAGTAGACCAAAATGGCGGTCGTCTGAGCAACTTATATATAACTACCGGTACTCTCAATAGACTGCCTGTAGTTTGTTACGTTAATAATAACTCGACTGGTTGTAATTCCCAGAATTTATTATTAACTCTAGATAGCCGAAATGCTCGAAATCCAGATGCAGTTTTGGATAGTTTATTCAACTTTGGTGTTAGCGGTAGCGGTAGTACTATTCTGTCACTCAGACCGAGTAATTCTACCACTCCTCGTCGCCGGAGTATTAATTTAGAAAGAGTGGTTGACGAAGCATTTAATAGCGCACGTCCTACTCGTCCTAATCGTCCTACCCCAAATACTCGTCCTGGAACTAGACCTGTCAATCCCAATAATGGTTTTTAA
- a CDS encoding Dethiobiotin synthetase, giving the protein MDYKTARNFLMDQGTALITQRNPDDLLMRLKQGKAPVPGQLTSILLALKIAFDILQGEENLDRQLVYALHLLCFESRQQYEAGVRAGVEWPPLLNEDLGRIAIAVRSIFCGTWQ; this is encoded by the coding sequence ATGGATTACAAAACAGCCCGTAACTTCTTAATGGATCAGGGAACCGCACTGATTACCCAGCGAAATCCCGATGACTTATTGATGCGTCTCAAGCAAGGCAAGGCACCAGTACCGGGTCAGCTGACATCTATATTATTAGCCCTGAAAATTGCTTTTGACATTTTGCAGGGAGAGGAAAATCTCGATCGACAACTAGTGTACGCATTACATCTGTTGTGTTTTGAGAGTCGCCAACAGTACGAAGCTGGTGTCCGCGCCGGCGTTGAGTGGCCCCCTTTATTGAATGAAGATTTGGGCCGGATCGCGATCGCAGTTAGAAGCATCTTCTGCGGTACTTGGCAGTAG